The Thunnus thynnus chromosome 24, fThuThy2.1, whole genome shotgun sequence genome window below encodes:
- the LOC137177498 gene encoding vesicle transport protein SFT2B-like, with translation MDKLKRVLSGQDDGNTEGPGILERANQASTLAWGTRMKGFLICFILGAFCSILGTCLLWLPGVGLPVFAVFYSLGNIFALGSTMFLIGPLRQVKTMCAKERALATVIMLVCLVLTLCAAFWWKNNGLALLFCILQFLAFTWYGLSYIPFARDAVLKLFSMCV, from the exons ATGGACAAACTGAAGAGGGTGTTGAGCGGTCAGGATGACGGAAACACGGAGGGACCGGGAATACTGGAG AGAGCCAATCAGGCGTCGACGCTGGCCTGGGGGACGAGGATGAAGGGCTTCCTGATCTGCTTCATTCTGGGCGCGTTCTGCTCCATCCTG GGTACGTGTCTGCTGTGGCTCCCAGGTGTTGGTCTTCCTGTGTTCGCTGTCTTCTACAGTTTGGGAAACATCTTCGCTCTGGGCAG CACCATGTTCCTGATCGGGCCGCTTCGGCAGGTGAAGACGATGTGCGCTAAGGAGAGAGCGCTCGCCACCGTCATCATGCTG gtgtgtctggTGTTGACGCTGTGTGCTGCTTTCTGG TGGAAGAACAACGGTCTCGCTCTGCTGTTCTGCATCCTCCAGTTCCTGGCTTTCACCTg GTACGGCCTCTCATACATCCCGTTcgccag GGACGCCGTCCTCAAATTATTTTCAATGTGTGTCTAG